The following proteins are co-located in the Halococcus salsus genome:
- a CDS encoding DsbA family oxidoreductase, whose product MSHDAATRQSETLTMYADYVCPFCYLGEASLERYRSERDEPLDVEWHPFDLRAGKRGPDGEIDTDADDGKDEDYYAQARENVERLQAEYDVEMSLTLATDVDSKPAQQAALFVRERYPEQFEEFHEAVFDALWQDERDIGDSDVLADLADGLDISTDELREAVEDPEREADLEARFADAQQVGVTGVPTFAYDGHAARGAVPPEHLRRLVEG is encoded by the coding sequence ATGAGTCACGACGCCGCGACCCGTCAGTCAGAAACGCTCACGATGTACGCGGACTACGTCTGTCCGTTCTGTTATCTGGGGGAGGCCTCGCTCGAACGGTACCGAAGCGAGCGCGACGAACCGCTCGACGTCGAGTGGCACCCGTTCGACCTTCGAGCGGGCAAGCGCGGCCCCGACGGCGAGATAGACACCGACGCCGACGACGGCAAGGACGAGGACTACTACGCCCAGGCGCGCGAGAACGTCGAACGCCTGCAGGCGGAGTACGACGTCGAGATGTCCCTCACGCTCGCGACGGACGTCGACTCGAAACCCGCCCAGCAGGCCGCGCTGTTCGTTCGCGAGCGGTACCCCGAGCAGTTCGAGGAATTCCACGAAGCCGTCTTCGACGCGCTCTGGCAGGACGAGCGCGACATCGGCGATTCGGACGTTCTCGCCGACCTCGCCGACGGTCTCGACATCTCGACCGACGAGCTCCGCGAGGCGGTCGAGGACCCCGAACGCGAGGCCGACCTCGAAGCGCGGTTCGCCGACGCCCAGCAGGTCGGGGTCACGGGCGTTCCGACGTTCGCCTACGACGGCCACGCCGCCCGCGGCGCGGTCCCGCCCGAACACCTCCGACGACTGGTCGAGGGCTGA
- a CDS encoding 50S ribosomal protein L15e, which yields MARSFYSHIGDAWHDPENEMQAELQWRRLQEWRQEGAIERIERPTRLDRARSLGYKAKQGIVLARVAVRKGTARKQRHTAGRRTKRQGVNRVTRRKSIQRIGEERASRKFRNLRVLNSYPVGQDGSQKWFEVILVDPEHPAIENDDDLSWICDDSHRGRAFRGLTSAGTQGRGLGEKGKGAEHTRPSINSDRNRGK from the coding sequence ATGGCACGAAGCTTCTATTCACACATCGGCGACGCGTGGCACGACCCCGAAAACGAGATGCAGGCCGAGCTCCAGTGGCGACGCCTCCAGGAGTGGCGGCAGGAGGGCGCCATCGAGCGTATCGAGCGCCCGACCCGACTCGACCGGGCGCGCTCGCTCGGCTACAAGGCCAAACAGGGGATCGTCCTCGCGCGGGTCGCGGTCCGCAAGGGCACGGCGCGCAAACAGCGCCACACCGCGGGCCGACGAACCAAGCGCCAGGGCGTCAACCGCGTCACGCGCCGGAAGTCCATCCAGCGCATCGGCGAGGAGCGCGCCAGCCGGAAGTTCCGCAACCTCCGCGTCCTGAACTCCTATCCGGTGGGCCAGGACGGGAGCCAGAAGTGGTTCGAGGTGATCCTCGTCGACCCCGAACACCCCGCGATCGAGAACGACGACGACCTCTCGTGGATCTGTGACGACTCCCACCGCGGCCGGGCGTTCCGCGGCCTCACCAGCGCCGGCACGCAGGGCCGCGGCCTCGGCGAGAAGGGCAAGGGCGCGGAGCACACCCGTCCGAGCATCAACAGCGACCGCAACCGCGGCAAGTAA
- a CDS encoding DUF1328 family protein: MTAALTAFTAVPLQTGSIAYLAVVFIVLAIIAYVAGAQGIAGLTAEIARILIIVFVILAILSVVLNFL, encoded by the coding sequence ATGACCGCCGCACTCACGGCGTTCACCGCGGTGCCGCTCCAGACCGGTTCGATCGCGTATCTCGCGGTGGTGTTCATCGTGCTCGCCATCATCGCCTACGTCGCCGGTGCGCAGGGTATCGCTGGCCTCACCGCCGAGATCGCCCGGATCCTCATCATCGTCTTCGTCATCCTCGCGATCCTCTCGGTGGTTCTGAACTTCCTCTGA
- the corA gene encoding magnesium/cobalt transporter CorA, translated as MITAMSATAAGVTERDGIEDVRAADGTTWIRATDTTPDERQQLRETFDIDPLATEDVIDTVRPKTEEYPDYTFVLFKTARLAPGDTAFRDEVETTPVGLFVGSDWLVTLSVTPVEAVERVWGLVHDGRLNDDTGADRIAYRVIDGMVEGYFDVLDELEDGIETIEEAVVTPTDTEVLESINEIRRELLSFRRLLWPSREAIGVLARGDAAGIRPDSEKYYRDVYDHLVQLVELTVTYRDLASGARDIYLNTLSQSTNEVMKTLTVVATVVLPLTLVTGLYGMNFETMPELAWPLAYPAVLLGMVVVVVILVAYFKRERYI; from the coding sequence GTGATCACCGCGATGAGCGCCACGGCCGCCGGCGTCACCGAACGCGACGGGATCGAGGACGTCCGTGCGGCCGACGGGACGACCTGGATCCGGGCGACCGATACGACCCCCGACGAACGCCAACAGCTCCGCGAGACGTTCGACATCGACCCGCTCGCGACCGAGGACGTGATCGACACGGTGCGACCGAAGACCGAGGAGTACCCGGACTACACGTTCGTGTTGTTCAAGACCGCCCGACTCGCGCCCGGCGACACCGCCTTCCGCGACGAGGTCGAGACGACGCCCGTCGGGCTGTTCGTCGGCTCCGACTGGCTGGTCACGCTCTCGGTGACGCCCGTCGAGGCTGTCGAGCGGGTCTGGGGGCTGGTCCACGACGGCCGGCTCAACGACGACACCGGCGCGGACCGCATCGCCTACCGGGTCATCGACGGGATGGTCGAGGGCTACTTCGACGTCCTCGACGAGCTCGAAGACGGGATCGAGACCATCGAGGAGGCGGTGGTAACGCCCACCGACACCGAGGTACTCGAATCGATCAACGAGATCCGGCGCGAACTCCTCTCCTTCCGGCGGCTGCTCTGGCCCTCCCGCGAGGCGATCGGGGTGCTCGCCCGTGGCGACGCCGCCGGGATCCGGCCCGACTCGGAGAAGTACTACCGCGACGTCTACGACCACCTCGTCCAATTGGTCGAGCTCACCGTCACCTATCGCGACCTCGCGTCGGGGGCGCGCGACATCTACCTCAACACCCTCTCGCAGTCGACAAACGAGGTGATGAAGACCCTCACGGTGGTGGCCACGGTCGTGTTGCCGCTCACGCTTGTCACGGGTCTCTACGGCATGAACTTCGAGACCATGCCCGAGCTCGCGTGGCCGCTCGCCTACCCCGCCGTCCTCCTCGGGATGGTCGTCGTCGTGGTGATCCTCGTCGCGTACTTCAAACGGGAACGGTACATCTGA
- a CDS encoding UDP-N-acetyl glucosamine 2-epimerase translates to MSDITVYDDRLADQVAGEGFAVAVVTATKPDFYKQAPVVTAARRQGLPCFVLHTGQHHDDLLGHGLAEYGIADSVAVDLGIRGGLSEKTAQLTSRIASFADHLDEHYPDTTVLPIVHGDTLAAGIVPQAWAFATNQFVAHNEAGLRGMSPTFENHTDPEKFIEDQWNGEWSLNRTEPFPEQYDTFVGSAASVYHFAPTELNREHLVREGYPEEVDGTPRIPVVGNSVVDAIEMKADEDLEESVFDVYPILEERDDWIRVDIHRRANLLPDRFEAIVDCVVRLAEAGYNVNFVELTATKRALENYGLRDRILDLDDEHDNFLFTGLWKKHAHVYEFLRSGQCFAELTDSGSMQEELNHIDEAVCLTARYNTDRPETVFDAGTNLLVPPTTGEAMFDLVEHVHGTESVRDQLRTGESIYGANVGETIVEFLDDRRDDAPFEWAHERLGFDGDEQGFEYL, encoded by the coding sequence ATGAGCGATATCACGGTGTACGACGACCGGCTCGCCGACCAGGTGGCGGGCGAGGGGTTCGCGGTGGCGGTCGTGACCGCCACGAAACCCGACTTCTACAAGCAGGCCCCCGTCGTCACGGCGGCGCGTCGCCAGGGGCTCCCGTGTTTCGTACTCCACACCGGCCAGCATCACGACGACCTCCTCGGCCACGGCCTCGCGGAGTACGGCATCGCCGACAGCGTCGCGGTCGACCTCGGGATCCGGGGCGGGCTCTCGGAGAAGACCGCCCAGCTCACGAGCCGGATCGCGAGCTTCGCCGACCACCTCGACGAGCACTACCCCGACACCACCGTGTTGCCCATCGTTCACGGCGACACCCTCGCTGCCGGTATCGTCCCACAGGCGTGGGCGTTCGCCACCAACCAGTTCGTCGCCCACAACGAGGCCGGCCTCCGGGGGATGTCGCCGACCTTCGAGAACCACACGGACCCCGAAAAATTCATCGAGGACCAGTGGAACGGCGAGTGGTCACTGAACCGAACCGAACCGTTCCCCGAGCAGTACGACACCTTCGTGGGGTCTGCAGCCTCGGTCTATCACTTCGCGCCGACCGAACTCAACCGCGAGCACCTCGTGCGCGAGGGCTACCCCGAGGAAGTCGACGGCACGCCTCGGATCCCGGTCGTCGGCAACTCCGTGGTCGACGCGATCGAGATGAAGGCCGACGAGGACCTGGAGGAATCCGTCTTCGACGTCTATCCCATCCTGGAGGAGCGCGACGACTGGATCCGGGTCGACATCCACCGCCGGGCGAACCTCCTCCCCGACCGTTTCGAGGCGATCGTCGACTGCGTGGTCCGGCTGGCCGAGGCGGGCTACAACGTCAACTTCGTCGAGCTCACGGCCACGAAACGCGCGCTCGAGAACTACGGTCTTCGTGATCGCATCCTCGACCTCGACGACGAGCACGACAACTTCCTCTTCACGGGCCTCTGGAAGAAGCACGCCCACGTCTACGAGTTCCTCCGGTCCGGCCAGTGTTTCGCCGAGCTCACCGACTCGGGCAGCATGCAGGAGGAGCTGAACCACATCGACGAGGCGGTCTGTCTCACCGCGCGCTACAACACCGACCGTCCGGAGACGGTCTTCGACGCGGGCACTAACCTCCTCGTGCCGCCGACGACGGGCGAGGCGATGTTCGACCTCGTCGAGCACGTCCACGGGACCGAATCGGTTCGCGACCAGCTTCGAACGGGCGAGTCGATCTACGGCGCGAACGTCGGCGAGACCATCGTCGAGTTCCTCGACGACCGCCGCGACGACGCCCCGTTCGAGTGGGCGCACGAACGCCTCGGCTTCGACGGCGACGAGCAGGGCTTCGAGTACCTCTGA
- a CDS encoding Gfo/Idh/MocA family protein, whose product METADTPRIGIIGLGSWGSYHATRLTEGDARLAGGVDIDATARERFEERFDRPTYGNLDELVEAGVDGIVVTTPNRYHEEQAVAAFDAGLDVLLEKPLAHSLDSAERIAAAARDAPGTCMVGFKNRFLPAVEVVKGYQDQGRFGETKHVEANYVRRRGVPGRGSWFTRKDAAGGGSLVDIGVHAIDLALHFLDFPEIETVLGQTRSQFGGREDYTYLDMWGEDSGPEAFDVDDSTSALLTCTDGRTIALECAWAADREPTDEFVIQGTEAGATLDRGSGALTIHEAHDVGAPHFVNAEVETRDVDPIAAEQRAFAEAIETGTPPERNTPEQALAVQRVLDAIQRSSATGEAVAVE is encoded by the coding sequence ATGGAGACGGCAGACACACCACGGATCGGTATCATCGGCCTCGGGAGCTGGGGGTCGTACCACGCGACTCGGCTGACCGAGGGCGACGCGAGGCTCGCCGGCGGCGTCGACATCGACGCGACGGCGCGCGAACGCTTCGAGGAGCGCTTCGACCGCCCGACCTACGGGAACCTCGACGAGCTCGTCGAGGCGGGGGTCGACGGGATCGTCGTCACGACGCCGAACCGCTACCACGAGGAGCAGGCGGTCGCGGCGTTCGACGCCGGCCTCGACGTGCTGCTCGAAAAGCCGCTCGCCCACAGCCTCGACAGCGCCGAACGGATCGCCGCCGCCGCACGGGACGCGCCGGGGACCTGCATGGTCGGGTTCAAGAACCGCTTCCTGCCGGCCGTCGAGGTCGTGAAGGGCTACCAGGACCAGGGTCGGTTCGGGGAGACCAAACACGTCGAGGCGAACTACGTCCGCCGGCGCGGCGTCCCCGGCCGCGGGTCGTGGTTCACGCGGAAGGACGCGGCGGGCGGGGGCTCGCTCGTCGATATCGGCGTGCACGCGATCGACCTCGCGCTTCACTTCCTGGACTTCCCCGAGATCGAGACCGTGCTCGGCCAGACGCGGAGCCAGTTCGGCGGTCGCGAGGACTACACCTACCTCGACATGTGGGGCGAGGACTCCGGTCCGGAGGCCTTCGACGTCGACGACTCCACGTCGGCCCTGCTGACCTGCACGGACGGCCGGACGATCGCGCTCGAATGCGCGTGGGCGGCCGACCGCGAACCCACCGACGAGTTCGTGATCCAGGGCACGGAGGCGGGGGCGACGCTCGACCGCGGCAGCGGGGCGCTCACGATCCACGAGGCCCACGACGTCGGCGCGCCGCACTTCGTCAACGCCGAGGTCGAGACCCGCGATGTGGACCCCATCGCGGCCGAACAGCGCGCCTTCGCCGAGGCCATCGAGACCGGCACGCCGCCGGAGCGCAACACCCCCGAGCAGGCGCTGGCCGTCCAGCGGGTGCTCGACGCCATCCAGCGCTCCAGCGCAACCGGCGAAGCGGTCGCCGTCGAGTGA
- a CDS encoding ABC transporter substrate-binding protein, with protein MGRNTGRGRAPTRREYVKYGGAVVGGGLIAGCSDGSTANTSATRNETTRTTGSTTSDGRSYTVSMAPVGEVRFETVPERWIAYDGGYADMAVALGQAAGMTGSGDADRYYTDVYDELPGVTVGRDAVERNPEVQTKEQFYELDNDVHLYDPRMLVNWFEWSQGDVEEIATNVAPFVGNLIFRRSDEWHDYRYYTLYEAFETVATVFQQHDRYRAFERLHEEFIGRVRSQLPPESERPDVLLTYEATDEPETFSPYRLTDTGTSKKQWRDLGVTDALAGTDIENLSTTNRGELDYETLLEVDPTVLLVRGHERKTATEFRETVLAYMEDHPVGSQLAAVRNGRVYRGGYLNQGPIHNLFLTERGAKQIYPETFGNVTGDDRLFDRQRVADIVTGDF; from the coding sequence ATGGGACGGAACACGGGCCGCGGCCGGGCACCGACACGACGGGAGTACGTGAAGTACGGCGGCGCGGTCGTCGGCGGTGGGCTGATCGCGGGCTGTAGCGACGGTTCGACCGCGAACACCTCGGCGACGAGGAACGAGACGACGAGGACGACGGGGTCCACGACGAGCGACGGTCGGTCCTACACCGTCTCGATGGCACCGGTCGGGGAGGTGCGCTTCGAGACGGTCCCCGAACGCTGGATCGCTTACGACGGTGGCTACGCGGACATGGCCGTCGCGCTCGGCCAGGCCGCCGGCATGACCGGCAGCGGCGACGCGGACCGGTACTACACCGACGTCTACGACGAGCTGCCGGGCGTGACCGTCGGTCGGGATGCGGTCGAGCGGAACCCGGAGGTGCAGACGAAGGAGCAGTTCTACGAGCTCGACAACGACGTCCACCTCTACGACCCGCGGATGCTGGTCAACTGGTTCGAGTGGAGTCAAGGGGACGTCGAGGAGATCGCCACCAACGTCGCGCCGTTCGTCGGCAACCTGATCTTCCGGCGCTCGGACGAGTGGCACGACTACCGGTACTACACCCTCTACGAGGCGTTCGAGACGGTCGCGACGGTGTTCCAACAACACGATCGCTATCGGGCGTTCGAGCGGCTCCACGAGGAGTTCATCGGAAGGGTTCGGTCACAGCTCCCGCCGGAATCCGAACGACCCGACGTCCTGCTCACCTACGAGGCGACCGACGAACCCGAGACGTTCTCGCCGTATCGGCTCACCGACACGGGCACGAGCAAGAAGCAGTGGCGCGACCTCGGGGTCACCGACGCACTCGCCGGGACCGACATCGAGAACCTCAGCACCACGAACCGCGGCGAACTGGACTACGAGACCCTCCTGGAGGTCGATCCAACGGTCCTCCTCGTTCGCGGCCACGAGCGAAAGACCGCGACCGAGTTCCGCGAGACGGTGCTCGCGTACATGGAGGACCACCCCGTCGGCAGCCAGCTCGCCGCCGTGCGAAACGGCCGTGTCTACCGCGGCGGCTACCTGAATCAGGGACCGATCCACAACCTGTTCCTGACCGAACGGGGCGCGAAGCAGATCTACCCGGAGACGTTCGGAAACGTCACCGGCGACGACCGGCTCTTCGACCGTCAGCGGGTCGCGGACATCGTCACCGGGGACTTCTGA